From the Deinococcus aetherius genome, the window GCGCGTGGGGAGCGGCGAACTCCTGTGCCTGCTGGGTCCCTCGGGCTGCGGCAAGACGACCAGCCTGCGGATGCTGGCAGGCTTCGTCACGCCGGACGCGGGGGACATCCGGCTGGACGGGGGGAGCCTGCTGAGGCTCGGCCCGGAGGCGCGGCCCACCGCGATGGTGTTTCAGCGCTACACGCTGTGGCCGCACATGAACGTCTTTCACAACGTCGCCTTCGGGTTGAAGCTGCGCCGGGTGCCCGCCCGCGAGGTGGTGCGCCGGGTGGGGCGGGCGCTGGCCCTCGTCGGCCTGCCCGGCTACGAACTCCGCCTGCCCGCGCAACTCTCGGGGGGGCAGCAGCAGCGGGTCGCGCTCGCCCGCGCCCTGGTGATCGAGCCGCGGGTGCTCCTCCTCGACGAGCCGCTCTCCAGCCTCGACGCGAAGCTGCGCGCGGGGCTGCGGCAGGAGATCAGGGGCATCGTGCGCGAGCTGGGCATCACGACCGTGTTCGTGACCCACGACCAGGAGGAGGCCCTGAGCGTGGCCGACCGCATCGCGGTGATGCGGGACGGTGACCTGGAGCAGGTCGCGCCGCCGGGGATGCTGTATGCCCAACCCACGACCCGCTTCGTCGCCGACTTCATCGGGCAGATGAACTTCCTGCCGGGCGTGGTCTCCGGGCGGGAGGTGCGGGCGGGCGAGCTGCACTTCGCGGTGGACGGCGACCTGGGTCTGGGCGGTCCGGTCGAGGTAGCCGTGCGCCCCGAGGACTTCGCCTTCGGCCCCGGTGGGGCGCCCGCGCAGGTGCTGGGCGTGGCTGACCTGGGGCACTACCGCGAGGTGCGGGCCCGGCTGGGCGAGGGGGCGGTGAGCGTCTTCGTCGGCAAGGGGGAGGCGGCCCCGGCGAGTGGGGCCGGGTTGCACGTGCGCCGGGCCCTGCTGTACGCGGGCGGTCGCCTCGTCGGCGAGGCGCGGCCCGTCGGGGCGCTCGCAGCGGAGCGGAGGTGACCGTGAGGCCCCTGCGGACCACCGCACCCTACCTGTTGGAGCGGCTCGCGGGCGGCGTGCTGCGAACCGCCCATCGCGGCGCCCCCCGTCTCGCTCCCGACAACACGCTGGAGGCGGTGCGGGCCGCCACTGCCTTTCCGGTCGACTTCGTGGAGGTGGACGTGCACCTCACGGCGGACGGGCACCTCCTGCTGTGGCACGACGACGCGCTCATCACGCCCGGCGGCCTGTTTCCTATCCGGGAGCACTCGCTGGCGGAACTGCGGGCCCTGGGCCTGCCCGACGGGACCCTCGCCACCCTGCCCGAGGCCGTCGAGACGGTGCGCGGGCACTGTGGCCTGATGATCGACCTCAAGGCCCCGGACCTCCACAGCGCCGTGGAGCGGGACGTGCGCGCGGCCGGGTTCGACGACGTGCTGGTGTGCGGCGGCTTCGCGGACAGCCTGGCTTACCTCGAGGCCGCTCTTCCAAACGTGGCGGTGTCCCTCACGCCGGACGGGGCGGAGTACCGCGACCTCGCCGGGGTGCTCACTCGCCAGCCGCACCTCGACGCCCTCACGGTGTACTGGCGGGTGGTCGGACCGCGCCTGATGAACGCCGCACGGGAGGTAGGTGCTCTCGTGCTCGCCTGGACAGTGGATCACCCTCACATCGCCGACCACGTGCTCGCCCAGGGGGTCCACGGCCTCACGAGCAACAACCATGAATTGCTCACGTCGCTTCGCGCGGAGCGGGCGGGCAGCGGGGTGGGTTGAGGGAGCCGTTCACAGGTGACACGCCCAGGTTCTGGCAAGTTGTTGGCTTCCAGAAAGCAGAGGGGGTGTGGGAAGGCAGGCGGCGTGAAGTTCAGGCTGCCTGCCACACCATCTCCTGTCAGGTCTCGAAGGCGGCTTGTTGATGGTGCCGACGGTGGCCTGCGAGAAGTGAGGGTCAGTCCCTGCCCAGGCCCCACCGTGAGAGCAGCCCCGTCCCCTTCTGCGGTGGGCCCTGCGGCTCCGGCTCAGGGGTGACGGTGTGGGGTTGCCCGGCTGGGCCCAGATGCGCGGAGGCTTCCCGGCCTCCACCGCTTCCCGGTAAGCGAGCAGGCTCTCGACGGTCACGCGGGCCGTCCGGGCCTTGGGATACACCCGGCGCAACTTGCCCTCGGCGACGAGGTAGCGCACCGAGCGGGGGGAGAGGGCGAGGTAAGTGGCAGCCTCGGCGTCCTTTCCTGGCCGTTGTCATACCCGCCAGCGGACAAACTGGCTGTCCTGTCAGCCGGAAGGTCAGAAAGTCAGCCAACAGGATGGCCTACATCCATCACACTAGTCGTTTAGGGTAAACTAAACCCGTGCCTGCCCTCGCTTACACCCGTCATCCCCGGCGGCTGGCGGCACGGCATCCCCGGATCATCGAAACGCTGCTCGACCTGAACCGGGAGGGGCACGGTGAGGCGGTCGCCGAGTGCATCCGCATGTGCCGAGACCTGTGGGTAAACGGGCATGAGAGCCGCTACGCCAAGCCCCTGCGCCACCTCCCCGGCGCCTGGGAACTCAAGCCCACCACTCGGGGCGGCCTCCGGGGCGGAGCGCGGGTGTACTTCCTGTGGCTCGGCGACGGGCGCCCCCTGCTGACCGGCGCCGAGTACAAGGAGCCGGGGGCGGAAGCCGACGAAGACCTCCTTGACGAATTGGTGGACATCGCCGAAGCGGTGAAGAAAGGAGTCTTGAAGCCATGACCGACCGTGCAAAGGCCCGCGCCGCTCGCCTGGCCGCCCTGCTGAACGAGGACGGCACCGTGACGCCTGCCGAGGAGTTGCCGGAGGGTTTGCTCGTTGAGGCGGGCGAGGACCTGGAGGCGATCTATCTGGAGGTCTTGACCGCCGAGACGATAGGGGAGGGGCTGCACGCCGTCCGGGTCGAGTCGGGGCTGGAGACGCCCAAGGTGCTGGCGCGGCGGGGACTGACCAAGGGGCGGCTCTCGCAACTGGAGAACCCGGACCTCAACCCCCAGCTCTCGACGATCACGCGACAGGCCGACGCCCTGGAGTACGACGTGACCATCGTGTTCACGCCCCGGGACAAGGCGCGGCGGGTGGTGCAGGTGAAGGTGAGTGGATCGGCAGACTCTGTGTAGTGGCCGCGAAGGGACGTGACCACGAACCAACATTCGCAGCCGAGTTCTGGCCACTTAACCTCAGCGAAGCGGAGTAGCTCAGCAGGCGGCTTGAGAATCAAGCCGCCTGCTGAATCGCCTCGCTCCAGAGGAGCAGTGCTGCGGTCTGGTTGCTTCGTCGGAGGGCAGCGGGGACGGTCGTTCGGGTCTGGCGGTGAAGGTTCGAGATTCGGGCGTGCAGCGCGAGGAATTCCTGTGTTCGAAGCCGAGTTGGCTCCGTTCCTGCTGTCGTGCCCTGCGATGCGATTGTTCCACGAGGTTGTTGCAGCGGGCGGACTTGGCTGCCTCGGTGTCGCGGTGTTCCTGAAGCAGGATGTCCAGCACGTCTGTGTGTTCGTTGACCGCCCGCCACAACCCATGCCCTACCCCACCGACCTTGACGCACACCTCGTCCAGAGGCCACCGAGAACCCCGCTGGGATTCTCGGTGGCGCAGTTCCTCGGTGAGGAGCGGCGCGAATGGGATGTTCCACTGTCGCAAGGTCTCATGGCTGACCTGAACCCCGCGCTCGTGAAGCAGTTCCTGCACGTCCCGCTGGCTGAGGGGGAAGCGGTGATCGAGCCGCAGAGCGTCGCCGATGACGTTCCGGGGAAAACGGTGGCGGTAGGGCTTCCGGTCAGTCACAGCGCAACAACCTACCGGCGTTTAGTTGCCAGAACGCCCTCCCCTAACAACTTGCTGCAACTTGGTTGGGGCGATCTTCCCGAGGCCCAGCGCGGCCATTCGGTGTCCGGTAGGTTACTGGCGGAAGCTTTGTCCCTACCGCCCTCCTCGACGCTCTTACGACGACTCCCCCTGCCCCTCCGCCCGCTCGCGGCGGGTGCGCTCCAGCCGCATGTAGGGCTGCACGGCCTCCAGGGTGCCGAAGCCGAGCTGGGCGGCGACCAGCTGGGGGTCGCCCGTCTCCTGCCACAGCCGCAGGGCGTAGCGGTGGCGCAGGGAGCGCCAGGCCCGGTAGGTCACGTTCGCCCGCCTGCACACCCGGTAGAGCCGCGCCCGGACCGCGTGGTCGTGGAGCGAGAAGACCGAGCCGCGCGCGAAGAGCACGCCCCCGCTCCGCTCCGCCCAGGCCCGCAGCGCGTTCGTCAGCCGTTCGCTCGCCAGGATTTCCCGGCCGTGCACCCGCACCACGTCGCCGCTGAGTTCGATGTCCTCCCAAACAAGGCGGGCGGTCTCGCTCGTCGTCAGCCCCGCGTCGGCGCCCAGCAGCACGAGGGCGCGCTCCTCGTCGTCCGCGTGGGTGACGAGGCGGGTCACCTCGTCCTCGTCGTAGAGGGTCTTGTCCTCGCCGGGCCGCACCCGGAGGTCGGGGCCCTTCACCTCCTCGAAGGGGTCGAAGTCGGGGCCCACCACCCCGAGTTCGCGCAGGGCGTGGTACAGGGCCCGGGCGCGTGAGAGCAGCACCCGCTGGGTGGCGGGCGCG encodes:
- a CDS encoding ABC transporter ATP-binding protein → MAEIVFDGITKTYAGRAAVRNLNLRVGSGELLCLLGPSGCGKTTSLRMLAGFVTPDAGDIRLDGGSLLRLGPEARPTAMVFQRYTLWPHMNVFHNVAFGLKLRRVPAREVVRRVGRALALVGLPGYELRLPAQLSGGQQQRVALARALVIEPRVLLLDEPLSSLDAKLRAGLRQEIRGIVRELGITTVFVTHDQEEALSVADRIAVMRDGDLEQVAPPGMLYAQPTTRFVADFIGQMNFLPGVVSGREVRAGELHFAVDGDLGLGGPVEVAVRPEDFAFGPGGAPAQVLGVADLGHYREVRARLGEGAVSVFVGKGEAAPASGAGLHVRRALLYAGGRLVGEARPVGALAAERR
- a CDS encoding glycerophosphodiester phosphodiesterase codes for the protein MRPLRTTAPYLLERLAGGVLRTAHRGAPRLAPDNTLEAVRAATAFPVDFVEVDVHLTADGHLLLWHDDALITPGGLFPIREHSLAELRALGLPDGTLATLPEAVETVRGHCGLMIDLKAPDLHSAVERDVRAAGFDDVLVCGGFADSLAYLEAALPNVAVSLTPDGAEYRDLAGVLTRQPHLDALTVYWRVVGPRLMNAAREVGALVLAWTVDHPHIADHVLAQGVHGLTSNNHELLTSLRAERAGSGVG
- a CDS encoding tyrosine-type recombinase/integrase, with the translated sequence MSDPSIFQQALHASPDEGREKVRRALLRHELDAAWPILKGHLPDGRENPTTLKNTLSGIKKLVTYAQEHGESLLAPSPGFASRYMTAIAGHAPATQRVLLSRARALYHALRELGVVGPDFDPFEEVKGPDLRVRPGEDKTLYDEDEVTRLVTHADDEERALVLLGADAGLTTSETARLVWEDIELSGDVVRVHGREILASERLTNALRAWAERSGGVLFARGSVFSLHDHAVRARLYRVCRRANVTYRAWRSLRHRYALRLWQETGDPQLVAAQLGFGTLEAVQPYMRLERTRRERAEGQGESS